A section of the Oncorhynchus nerka isolate Pitt River linkage group LG3, Oner_Uvic_2.0, whole genome shotgun sequence genome encodes:
- the LOC115109924 gene encoding ADP-ribosylhydrolase ARH1 isoform X1 has protein sequence MSRLNSFFLYFILIDIQCHIQLVNDPMESLTEVIEHQPDFTMSDTVPLEQRYKASMVLSGAGDALGYNHGTWEFENDGVLIHEQVQKRGGLEKLDAIDFPVSDDTVMHLATAEALVKVGEGASLPVLYRALVEKYIVSMTDMDGRGAGITCINSVARHKQRTDEDIKIPFNKRGGGCGAAMRAMCIGLRFPDPEQEHLLIAVSVESGRLTHHHPTGYLGALAAALFTAYAVRGTLPVEAWGHRLMEVLDKAKEYVRHSGNCVELNMEHWDYFGNQWKSYLEKRGILDGKSKPRFPDSYGVKERESFYRAVSFKGCGGASGHDAPMIAYDALLRAGDSWVELANHGFFHGGDSDSTAVIAAAWWGALFGFRGVPEINYQRLEYRDRLSKLGEWLYKLRGKPLVTEKE, from the exons ATGTCTCGTCTCAACAGCTTTTTTCTGTATTTTATATTAATTGACATTCAATGTCACATTCAATTAGTCAATGATCCAATGGAATCTCTTACAGAAGTGATTGAACACCAACCAGATTTCACCATGTCAGACACGGTCCCCCTGGAACAGAGGTACAAGGCCAGCATGGTCCTGAGTGGAGCAGGAGATGCCCTGGGCTACAACCATGGTACCTGGGAATTTGAAAATGATGGAGTGTTAATACATGAGCAAGTTCAGAAGAGAGGAGGTCTAGAGAAGCTGGATGCCATAGACTTCCCTGTTAGTGATGACACCGTCATGCACCTGGCTACAGCTGAGGCTCTGGTCAAGGTGGGGGAAGGGGCATCCCTCCCTGTGCTGTATCGAGCCCTGGTGGAGAAGTACATTGTAAGCATGACAGACATGGATGGAAGAGGAGCAG GCATCACCTGCATCAACAGTGTTGCAAGGCACAAACAGAGAACTGACGAGGACATTAAGATTCCCTTCAACAAGAGGGGCGGAGGGTGTGGGGCAGCCATGAGGGCCATGTGTATCGGCCTGCGCTTCCCCGACCCTGAGCAAGAGCACCTGCTGATAGCAGTAAGTGTGGAGAGTGGGCGTCtgacccaccaccaccccacaggCTACCTGGGAGCCCTGGCTGCAGCCCTGTTCACGGCCTACGCAGTGAGGGGCACCCTGCCCGTGGAGGCCTGGGGACACAGACTCATGGAGGTCCTGGACAAAGCCAAGGAGTACGTCAGGCATTCGGGCAATTGTGTGGAGCTGAACATGGAGCACTG GGACTACTTTGGAAATCAGTGGAAATCCTATTTAGAAAAGAGAGGCATTCTGGATGGAAAGAGCAAACCTCGGTTCCCAGACTCCTACggtgtgaaggagagggagagtttCTATAGGGCGGTGAGCTTCAAGGGTTGTGGTGGTGCCAGTGGGCATGATGCTCCCATGATAGCTTACGATGCCCTCCTGAGGGCAGGTGACTCCTGGGTTGAGCTGGCCAATCATGGCTTCTTCCACGGCGGGGACAGCGACTCCACGGCCGTGATCGCTGCTGCCTGGTGGGGCGCACTGTTCGGCTTCAGAGGGGTGCCAGAGATCAACTACCAGAGGCTTGAGTACCGTGACAGACTATCCAAACTAGGGGAATGGCTATACAAGCTCAGGGGGAAACCTCTTGTAACTGAGAAAGAGTGA
- the LOC115109924 gene encoding ADP-ribosylhydrolase ARH1 isoform X2 encodes MSDTVPLEQRYKASMVLSGAGDALGYNHGTWEFENDGVLIHEQVQKRGGLEKLDAIDFPVSDDTVMHLATAEALVKVGEGASLPVLYRALVEKYIVSMTDMDGRGAGITCINSVARHKQRTDEDIKIPFNKRGGGCGAAMRAMCIGLRFPDPEQEHLLIAVSVESGRLTHHHPTGYLGALAAALFTAYAVRGTLPVEAWGHRLMEVLDKAKEYVRHSGNCVELNMEHWDYFGNQWKSYLEKRGILDGKSKPRFPDSYGVKERESFYRAVSFKGCGGASGHDAPMIAYDALLRAGDSWVELANHGFFHGGDSDSTAVIAAAWWGALFGFRGVPEINYQRLEYRDRLSKLGEWLYKLRGKPLVTEKE; translated from the exons ATGTCAGACACGGTCCCCCTGGAACAGAGGTACAAGGCCAGCATGGTCCTGAGTGGAGCAGGAGATGCCCTGGGCTACAACCATGGTACCTGGGAATTTGAAAATGATGGAGTGTTAATACATGAGCAAGTTCAGAAGAGAGGAGGTCTAGAGAAGCTGGATGCCATAGACTTCCCTGTTAGTGATGACACCGTCATGCACCTGGCTACAGCTGAGGCTCTGGTCAAGGTGGGGGAAGGGGCATCCCTCCCTGTGCTGTATCGAGCCCTGGTGGAGAAGTACATTGTAAGCATGACAGACATGGATGGAAGAGGAGCAG GCATCACCTGCATCAACAGTGTTGCAAGGCACAAACAGAGAACTGACGAGGACATTAAGATTCCCTTCAACAAGAGGGGCGGAGGGTGTGGGGCAGCCATGAGGGCCATGTGTATCGGCCTGCGCTTCCCCGACCCTGAGCAAGAGCACCTGCTGATAGCAGTAAGTGTGGAGAGTGGGCGTCtgacccaccaccaccccacaggCTACCTGGGAGCCCTGGCTGCAGCCCTGTTCACGGCCTACGCAGTGAGGGGCACCCTGCCCGTGGAGGCCTGGGGACACAGACTCATGGAGGTCCTGGACAAAGCCAAGGAGTACGTCAGGCATTCGGGCAATTGTGTGGAGCTGAACATGGAGCACTG GGACTACTTTGGAAATCAGTGGAAATCCTATTTAGAAAAGAGAGGCATTCTGGATGGAAAGAGCAAACCTCGGTTCCCAGACTCCTACggtgtgaaggagagggagagtttCTATAGGGCGGTGAGCTTCAAGGGTTGTGGTGGTGCCAGTGGGCATGATGCTCCCATGATAGCTTACGATGCCCTCCTGAGGGCAGGTGACTCCTGGGTTGAGCTGGCCAATCATGGCTTCTTCCACGGCGGGGACAGCGACTCCACGGCCGTGATCGCTGCTGCCTGGTGGGGCGCACTGTTCGGCTTCAGAGGGGTGCCAGAGATCAACTACCAGAGGCTTGAGTACCGTGACAGACTATCCAAACTAGGGGAATGGCTATACAAGCTCAGGGGGAAACCTCTTGTAACTGAGAAAGAGTGA
- the LOC115109934 gene encoding rho GTPase-activating protein 15-like isoform X3, with product MAGTRITNLQNVGKQPPLILPHQLTGAAQGTVKMRIKSSQSSGERLSQTKSMVLQDPDLPPKTISRHRRNQSQHNIGGAAETLVVLKGEYLNKAKISDGGKKLRKNWASTWVVLETDKLLFYKESKQEALTNLKPGCSPDGVDLCGVVVEWTTERSSRKNVVQITTSSGSEFLLQADNYPTICKWHNAIKSTADNLSTGAGGQASGKPGIQRANSTEYLPRHGLPRKTLSLPKPAPDSPCTKESEHRRSLIFKSTKLTYSMSDSADKIGVKNRLKKFISRRPSMKTLQEKGIIKDRVFGCHLLALCEREGTTVPKFVRQCVEAVEKRGLEADGIYRVSGNLATIQKLRFLVDQEEEFNLDDSQWEDIHVVTGALKMFFRELPEPLFPFPLFELFVEAIRF from the exons ATGGCGGGGACGAG AATCACCAATCTTCAGAATGTAGGGAAACAGCCGCCTCTGATTCTGCCCCACCAGTTGACCGGAGCAGCACAAGGTACAGTCAAGATGCGCATCAAGAGCTCCCAGAGCAGCGGGGAACGCCTGAGTCAAACCAAGTCCATGGTCCTGCAGGATCCTGACCTGCCTCCCAAAACT ATCTCTCGCCACCGGAGAAACCAGTCTCAGCATAACATTGGTGGAGCTGCAGAGACTCTT GTTGTTTTGAAAGGTGAATATTTGAATAAAGCCAAAATATCAGACGGAGGCAAAAAACTGAGGAAGAACTGGGCTTCAACTTGGGTAGTCCTGGAGACTGATAAACTTCTGTTTTATAAAGAGAGCAAGCAAGAAGCCCTGACGAATTTG AAACCTGGCTGCAGCCCTGATGGGGTGGATCTCTGTGGGGTCGTGGTTGAATGGACAACAGAGAGGTCCAGCCGGAAGAACGTGGTTCAG ATAACAACCAGCTCTGGCAGTGAGTTCCTTCTCCAGGCTGACAATTACCCCACAATATGTAAATGGCATAATGCTATTAAAAGCACAGCTGACAACTTG TCTACAGGAGCTGGAGGACAGGCCTCTGGCAAGCCTGGCATACAGAGAGCAAACAGTACAGAGTACCTACCCAGACATGGGTTGCCTCGCAAGACACTGTCACTGCCAAAACCTGCACCTGATTCCCCCTGCACAAAGGAATCTGAACACAGACGCTCACTCA TTTTCAAGTCTACCAAGCTCACCTACAGCATGTCGGACAGTGCTGATAAGATTGGGGTGAAGAACAGACTCAAAAAGTTCATCTCAAGGCGGCCTTCTATGAAGACTCTACAGGAGAAAGGCATCATCAAAG ATCGAGTGTTTGGATGTCACTTGTTGGCACTTTGCGAGCGGGAAGGGACCACTGTGCCAAAGTTTGTCAGGCAGTGTGTGGAGGCCGTCGAAAAAAGAG GTTTAGAGGCTGATGGCATCTACAGAGTGAGTGGTAATCTAGCCACCATCCAGAAGTTACGATTCTTGGTTGACCAAG AGGAGGAGTTTAACCTGGACGACAGCCAATGGGAGGACATCCACGTCGTCACCGGGGCACTCAAGATGTTTTTCCGGGAGCTGCCAGAGCCCCTGTTTCCCTTCCCATTATTTGAGCTGTTTGTGGAGGCCATCA